A portion of the Paenibacillus marchantiae genome contains these proteins:
- a CDS encoding glycoside hydrolase family 12 protein produces the protein MGLKMKKRSGKKAWMLLVMSLLIAAVPITASAASDSTAYAKLNFSNNKYYIFNNSWGSSSVSGWSQSVYVNSNTDLGYVWNWPTTAGGVKAYPSLVSGWHWTEGFTPGSGLPTRLSANKSINTGVSYSKASNTTGEYNNAYDIWLHDIGNATWSSTPTEEIMIWNDWTSGVGPIGSKVFSDVSIGGQTYDLYRGEITDNGVHQWWVYSFLKKSKSPNNFSINVKNFTDYLISKSYFTNSKYVSSVEYGTEITKGSGQINYSNWYVNVQ, from the coding sequence ATGGGTTTGAAGATGAAAAAAAGATCAGGCAAGAAAGCATGGATGCTGCTGGTCATGTCATTACTGATTGCGGCCGTTCCAATTACAGCCAGCGCAGCATCGGATTCCACAGCGTATGCCAAACTTAATTTCAGCAACAACAAGTATTATATATTCAACAATAGCTGGGGTAGCTCAAGTGTCAGTGGCTGGTCCCAGTCCGTGTATGTGAACAGTAATACTGATCTGGGTTACGTTTGGAACTGGCCAACGACTGCCGGTGGAGTCAAAGCTTATCCTTCTCTTGTCAGCGGCTGGCACTGGACTGAGGGTTTCACGCCAGGCAGTGGGCTGCCAACGCGATTGTCTGCGAACAAAAGTATCAATACCGGAGTAAGTTATTCTAAGGCGTCCAACACTACAGGGGAATATAATAATGCGTATGATATCTGGCTGCATGACATCGGCAATGCGACCTGGTCAAGCACACCCACCGAGGAGATTATGATCTGGAACGATTGGACTTCCGGTGTAGGTCCTATTGGTTCCAAAGTGTTCTCGGATGTATCCATTGGTGGACAAACCTATGATCTGTATCGCGGCGAGATTACCGACAACGGAGTGCATCAATGGTGGGTATACTCGTTCCTGAAGAAGTCAAAATCCCCTAACAACTTTAGCATCAACGTCAAAAACTTCACTGATTATCTGATCTCCAAAAGTTACTTTACCAACAGCAAATATGTAAGCAGTGTTGAGTATGGAACCGAAATTACGAAAGGCAGCGGCCAGATCAATTACTCTAACTGGTATGTGAACGTGCAGTAA
- a CDS encoding M3 family oligoendopeptidase, whose translation MKFSEYTYTRPDLEQIKTSFRELLSGFEAATTVEEQSGYMDKINALRSDFETQAQLVYIRHSIDTNDTFYKEENEFLDESSPIIQEYITDYYRALVNSKFRAELEQKWGSQLFQLADLSLKTFSPEIIEDLQKENKLSTEYNQLIASAKIPFEGEERTLPQLHPFELSTDRSMRERASEARYTFMAEHEAEFDRIYDDLVKVRTQIAKKLGYPTYVELGYDRMNRTDYNAEMVSNFRAQVRDYIVPVATKLRERQRSRIDVDTLYFYDQGFSFKTGNPTPKGDADWIIDNGKKMYAELSPETDTFFQMMTDNELMDLVSKKGKQGGGYCTFLNDYKVPFIFSNFNGTSGDIDVLTHEAGHAFQVYESRHFEVPEYNWPTYESAEIHSMSMEFFTWPWMELFFKEDTDKYKFDHLSSGLLFIPYGVAVDEFQHFVYANQDATPAERKQAWRNIEKTYLPHINYKDNAYLEQGGFWHKQGHIFSSPFYYIDYTLAQICAFQFWKRSNQDMKSAWADYLTLCKAGGSLSFTGLVELAGLNSPFEDGCVSSVIGDIEAWLDAVDDKAL comes from the coding sequence ATGAAATTTAGTGAGTATACGTATACACGTCCCGATCTGGAACAAATCAAAACGTCATTCCGTGAGCTTCTGAGTGGTTTTGAAGCCGCGACTACGGTTGAAGAGCAGAGTGGATATATGGACAAGATTAACGCTTTGCGAAGTGACTTTGAGACTCAGGCACAATTGGTCTACATCCGTCATTCGATTGATACCAATGATACATTTTACAAAGAAGAAAATGAATTTCTGGATGAAAGCTCTCCAATCATTCAAGAATACATCACCGATTATTATCGGGCATTGGTAAACTCCAAATTTCGTGCTGAACTGGAACAAAAATGGGGTTCACAGCTGTTCCAGCTGGCGGATCTGTCCCTGAAAACATTCAGCCCTGAAATTATCGAGGACCTTCAGAAAGAGAACAAACTTTCCACGGAATACAACCAGCTGATTGCTTCGGCCAAAATTCCGTTTGAAGGTGAAGAACGCACATTGCCGCAGTTGCATCCTTTTGAGTTGTCCACGGATCGCTCCATGCGGGAACGTGCATCGGAAGCAAGATATACGTTCATGGCTGAACATGAGGCTGAATTCGATCGCATTTACGACGATTTGGTGAAAGTGCGTACACAGATCGCGAAGAAGCTGGGATATCCAACGTATGTGGAACTCGGTTATGACCGTATGAACCGTACGGATTACAACGCGGAGATGGTGTCCAATTTCAGAGCACAAGTCCGTGATTATATCGTGCCTGTAGCGACGAAGCTCAGAGAGCGTCAGCGCAGCCGGATTGATGTGGATACCCTCTATTTTTATGATCAGGGCTTCAGCTTTAAGACAGGGAACCCGACACCTAAAGGCGATGCAGACTGGATCATTGACAATGGTAAGAAAATGTACGCTGAATTGTCACCGGAAACGGATACGTTTTTCCAGATGATGACCGACAATGAATTGATGGATTTGGTGAGCAAAAAAGGCAAGCAGGGCGGGGGCTATTGCACCTTCCTGAACGATTACAAAGTGCCGTTTATTTTCTCCAACTTTAACGGTACATCAGGCGATATCGACGTATTGACACACGAAGCAGGTCACGCGTTCCAGGTATATGAGAGTCGTCACTTCGAAGTACCTGAGTACAACTGGCCGACGTATGAATCCGCAGAGATCCATTCCATGAGCATGGAATTCTTTACATGGCCGTGGATGGAATTGTTCTTCAAGGAAGATACGGACAAATACAAATTTGATCACCTGTCTTCCGGATTGCTCTTTATTCCTTATGGCGTAGCAGTCGATGAATTCCAGCATTTTGTCTATGCAAACCAGGATGCAACACCAGCGGAGCGCAAACAGGCATGGCGCAATATTGAGAAGACTTATCTGCCGCACATCAATTACAAAGATAACGCCTATTTGGAACAAGGCGGATTCTGGCACAAACAGGGTCATATCTTCTCGTCGCCGTTCTATTACATTGACTACACACTGGCACAAATCTGTGCATTCCAGTTCTGGAAACGCAGTAACCAGGATATGAAGTCCGCATGGGCTGACTATCTGACATTATGTAAAGCCGGAGGAAGCCTGTCCTTCACAGGATTGGTAGAACTGGCAGGTTTGAATTCTCCGTTTGAAGACGGCTGCGTATCCTCCGTCATCGGCGATATCGAAGCCTGGTTGGACGCAGTAGACGATAAAGCACTGTAA
- a CDS encoding GNAT family N-acetyltransferase, whose amino-acid sequence MLVLLDQPSQRKQLAPFITGTYGHVVMGGVIAGLQRGRVYADQLHAPKSALIWAENEMFYLIGRSDNEQFNSLVREVLVQELLPEALDAGEDMLNLEVYPEPGSDWSPVLDHMFNGRLREGLRVPFQFNLAKYEQWMERSSSSLFVPPGYKLQIIDRAVMLEDDKSCIIEQEILKFWHSVEDFFRYGAGTCTVYEGQVVGTCISVFVSDIHHETGINTYDSIHRGKGLATAMASAYVQSVLERNCVPHWTTEEFRHDSIAIAGKLGFDQGRAYPVYYMPIQELLNY is encoded by the coding sequence ATGTTGGTTTTACTGGATCAACCGTCCCAAAGGAAGCAATTAGCGCCCTTCATCACGGGAACGTACGGGCATGTGGTTATGGGTGGAGTGATTGCGGGACTTCAACGCGGCCGTGTCTATGCAGACCAGCTTCATGCGCCGAAAAGCGCCCTGATTTGGGCCGAAAACGAAATGTTTTATCTGATCGGAAGATCGGATAATGAACAGTTCAATAGCCTTGTTAGGGAGGTACTTGTTCAGGAGCTATTACCTGAAGCGTTAGATGCTGGCGAAGACATGCTGAATCTTGAAGTTTACCCCGAGCCCGGCTCAGATTGGTCTCCCGTCCTGGATCACATGTTCAATGGGCGTTTGCGAGAAGGATTGCGAGTTCCTTTTCAATTCAATCTTGCGAAGTATGAACAGTGGATGGAACGCAGTTCCAGCTCCTTGTTCGTTCCTCCGGGATATAAGCTTCAAATTATCGATCGAGCTGTAATGCTGGAGGACGACAAAAGCTGTATCATTGAACAGGAAATTTTGAAATTCTGGCATTCGGTGGAGGACTTCTTCCGATACGGAGCAGGCACATGCACGGTATATGAAGGGCAGGTTGTAGGTACATGTATCTCAGTGTTTGTCAGTGACATTCACCATGAAACAGGCATCAACACCTACGATTCGATACACCGTGGCAAGGGCCTGGCTACGGCCATGGCAAGCGCTTATGTGCAATCCGTTCTAGAACGGAATTGTGTTCCACACTGGACGACAGAGGAATTCCGTCATGATTCCATCGCGATAGCGGGTAAGCTTGGTTTCGATCAAGGCAGAGCTTATCCCGTCTATTACATGCCGATTCAGGAGCTTCTAAATTACTGA
- a CDS encoding iron-containing alcohol dehydrogenase — protein MATHAYYVPPVNLIGRGCLHEAGKMIENMGIRKALVVTDRRLISSGVAEQVLSILRKSGLDYVVYDEVQPNPTCQNVDDGLQVFQDHGCDAIISIGGGSPQDAAKGIGIVATNGGHIRDYEGLHQSKHKSVPLVAINTTAGTSSEVTMNYVITDEERKVKMVMVDRNSLVDLSVNDPELMLSKPANLTAATGMDALTHAVEAMVTPGGFTVTSATAAAAVELIFEYLPRAVRDGSDLEAREHMTYACFLGGIAFNNAGLGYVHAMAHQLGGVYDLPHGVCNAMLLPYVEELNAKHVPGKFRHIAKAIGMDVKGKRDEECSEYVIEAIRQLSKEVGIPEKLSELGVKDPDVELLADNAMKDACAPCNPYQPSRDEVMELFRKII, from the coding sequence ATGGCAACACACGCTTATTATGTTCCGCCCGTGAACTTGATAGGCAGAGGATGTTTACACGAAGCAGGCAAGATGATTGAGAATATGGGTATTCGCAAAGCGCTTGTCGTAACTGATCGTCGATTGATCTCTTCCGGCGTTGCTGAACAAGTGCTGTCTATACTAAGAAAATCAGGGTTAGACTATGTGGTATATGATGAGGTTCAGCCCAATCCCACCTGTCAGAATGTAGATGACGGACTTCAGGTATTTCAGGATCATGGCTGTGACGCCATTATATCGATAGGCGGAGGTTCACCTCAGGATGCTGCCAAAGGGATTGGTATTGTAGCAACTAACGGTGGGCATATCCGTGATTATGAAGGTTTGCATCAATCGAAACACAAGTCCGTGCCGCTTGTTGCCATTAATACAACGGCTGGCACGTCGAGTGAGGTGACCATGAACTACGTGATTACAGATGAGGAACGTAAGGTGAAAATGGTGATGGTGGATCGAAACAGTCTCGTTGACTTGTCGGTGAATGACCCGGAACTGATGCTGAGCAAGCCAGCCAATCTTACAGCGGCCACGGGCATGGATGCATTGACCCATGCGGTGGAAGCCATGGTGACGCCTGGAGGGTTCACGGTGACGAGCGCTACAGCGGCTGCTGCCGTTGAGCTGATCTTTGAATATTTGCCCAGAGCGGTCAGGGATGGTAGTGATCTGGAAGCAAGAGAGCATATGACGTATGCGTGTTTTCTTGGCGGGATTGCTTTTAACAATGCAGGCTTGGGCTATGTACATGCGATGGCCCATCAACTTGGTGGAGTCTATGACCTTCCGCATGGGGTATGTAACGCGATGTTGCTCCCTTATGTAGAGGAATTGAATGCAAAGCATGTACCAGGTAAATTCCGTCATATTGCCAAGGCAATCGGTATGGATGTAAAAGGAAAACGGGATGAGGAGTGCTCGGAGTACGTGATCGAAGCCATTCGTCAGCTTTCCAAGGAGGTAGGCATTCCTGAGAAACTGTCAGAATTGGGTGTGAAAGACCCTGATGTTGAATTGCTGGCGGATAATGCCATGAAAGATGCTTGTGCACCGTGCAATCCGTATCAACCTTCCAGGGATGAAGTGATGGAGCTATTCCGCAAAATCATATAA
- a CDS encoding ABC transporter substrate-binding protein, which translates to MHNQITSNNAFAIDKVFEPLVAFDNKGEIVDWLAKSHNISDDGLTYTFVLRDGLKFSNGTDVTAEDAVFSLERHLKVGGPLAISAKVDTVKATDSHTLVITLKEPYTPFISELSNFSNGIIPNNFGGVTEEEFFKKPVGTGPFVVEQWDPAGDVTFTKNTHYWQEGKPSVDKLVYKLIEDDSQAINQLKAGEVDAIESLALQNADEIKNGADTTVVTNGSWVTEQLFFNTLDKHFSDVHVRRALALALDRDGLTKALTFGYAQTANSLLPTTIPYNSNDTLKALNFDVNAAKAELAKSAFPDGFTTKLLVASGNSTRAQEAQIIQAAGKQIGINIEIESIELATFRERFFAYDFAAMLNSGQADSPEANSIVAFQTDPDGFSKSYWTHYTNDEVTKLLYKGQQTPDGDGRAEIYSKLLQTLADEVPYIPLYYPDILIGVRSSVDGIVVLPNGSVRFEDVRIQK; encoded by the coding sequence TTGCATAATCAGATTACATCGAACAATGCTTTTGCCATTGATAAAGTATTTGAACCTTTGGTTGCTTTTGACAACAAGGGCGAGATTGTGGACTGGCTTGCCAAGTCGCATAACATCAGTGATGACGGTTTGACGTATACGTTTGTGTTGCGTGATGGCTTGAAGTTCTCCAACGGCACAGATGTTACGGCAGAGGATGCCGTATTCTCGCTGGAGCGGCACTTGAAGGTTGGTGGCCCATTGGCAATATCGGCCAAGGTAGACACTGTCAAAGCAACGGATAGCCATACATTGGTGATTACGCTTAAAGAGCCGTATACGCCATTTATCTCTGAGCTTTCCAACTTCTCGAACGGTATTATTCCGAACAATTTTGGCGGAGTTACCGAGGAAGAATTTTTCAAGAAGCCGGTAGGTACTGGACCGTTCGTGGTTGAACAGTGGGACCCTGCAGGCGATGTGACCTTTACGAAGAACACTCACTACTGGCAAGAAGGAAAGCCATCGGTTGATAAGCTGGTTTACAAGCTGATAGAAGATGACAGCCAAGCAATCAACCAGTTGAAGGCGGGAGAAGTAGATGCGATTGAGTCGCTGGCTCTGCAAAATGCTGATGAAATCAAAAATGGCGCGGATACAACCGTTGTAACCAACGGCAGCTGGGTGACAGAGCAATTGTTCTTTAATACGTTGGATAAGCATTTTTCCGATGTGCATGTTCGCCGGGCATTGGCTCTGGCACTTGATCGTGACGGTCTGACTAAGGCGCTTACCTTTGGTTACGCACAGACTGCTAATTCATTGCTGCCTACAACGATTCCTTACAATTCGAATGATACTCTCAAGGCATTAAATTTTGATGTAAATGCAGCCAAAGCGGAACTGGCCAAATCGGCCTTCCCTGATGGATTCACTACAAAACTGCTTGTAGCTTCCGGCAACAGCACCAGAGCGCAAGAAGCGCAAATCATTCAGGCAGCGGGAAAACAAATTGGCATTAATATCGAGATTGAATCGATTGAACTGGCTACCTTCCGTGAACGATTCTTTGCTTATGATTTCGCAGCGATGCTGAACAGTGGGCAAGCCGATTCTCCGGAAGCGAACTCAATCGTTGCGTTCCAGACTGACCCTGATGGCTTCAGCAAATCTTACTGGACGCATTACACCAATGATGAAGTAACCAAGCTTCTGTATAAAGGTCAACAAACACCGGACGGCGATGGCCGTGCCGAAATATACTCCAAATTGCTTCAAACGCTTGCCGATGAAGTGCCTTACATTCCGCTTTATTATCCGGATATTCTGATTGGCGTTCGTTCTTCAGTAGATGGCATTGTTGTTTTGCCTAATGGCAGTGTGCGTTTTGAAGACGTTCGTATTCAGAAATGA
- a CDS encoding ABC transporter permease, whose protein sequence is MTAVFFLIRMVPGDPAKMILGEYSTPEAVESMHHALGLDLPLGEQFIRFVKTLFTQGDTGNSIINGTSTRELIADRAPVTLLLIGMACALSIVIALVLATLAATHKDKLLDHLIRIFPTVTLGMPIFWVGILLILLLSVHLHWFPVGGVGEGWWGTLYSLTLPAITVAFSQIPTLVRSLRAQMLEVLESDFVVTLKAARLPSRVILFKHVLRNAALPTLILLGVNISYLIGGTLVVEQVFGIKGIGSLLFSSISKRDFPVIQGIALYCAVSVVIISLLIELLSRWLDPRTKGKP, encoded by the coding sequence ATGACAGCAGTCTTTTTTCTCATCAGAATGGTACCAGGAGATCCTGCTAAAATGATTCTTGGCGAGTACAGCACCCCCGAGGCCGTGGAGAGCATGCACCATGCTCTCGGGTTGGATCTGCCGCTGGGGGAACAATTTATACGGTTTGTGAAGACACTGTTCACTCAGGGGGATACCGGCAATTCCATTATTAACGGAACCTCGACTAGAGAGTTGATTGCTGATCGGGCACCCGTTACCTTGCTGCTCATTGGCATGGCATGTGCATTGTCAATTGTCATTGCACTCGTGCTTGCTACATTGGCCGCTACACACAAGGATAAGCTGCTGGATCATTTGATACGTATTTTTCCTACGGTAACGCTAGGTATGCCAATCTTCTGGGTTGGCATCCTTTTGATTCTGCTGCTGAGTGTTCATCTTCACTGGTTTCCCGTTGGTGGAGTTGGGGAAGGGTGGTGGGGCACCTTATACAGTTTGACACTTCCCGCCATAACCGTGGCTTTTTCACAGATTCCGACATTGGTCCGTTCATTGAGAGCCCAGATGCTTGAAGTACTGGAATCTGATTTTGTAGTTACATTGAAGGCTGCGAGATTACCGAGCCGGGTCATTCTATTCAAACATGTCCTGCGCAATGCGGCGCTTCCGACGCTGATTCTTCTTGGCGTTAATATCTCTTATCTCATTGGCGGCACATTGGTCGTTGAACAGGTATTTGGTATCAAAGGAATTGGCAGTCTTTTGTTTAGTTCCATTTCCAAACGGGATTTCCCGGTCATTCAAGGCATAGCCCTTTACTGTGCTGTATCTGTCGTGATCATCAGTCTCCTGATAGAGCTTCTTTCCAGGTGGCTTGATCCCAGAACGAAAGGAAAACCATGA
- a CDS encoding ABC transporter permease, translating into MKTIQIEPQLYEDSQNTSLMNRILKTPSLLVGSVMFAVLIILTVIIPWISPYDPSEQNLSAFLQPPSAEHWLGTDQLGRDLFTRLIYAARTDLSIMVLAEIVPFCMGVFLGMLAGYYGKWTDKIISLVTDTFIAFPFYLIVIIVAFASGAGERGIYITFMLVGWIVFARVVRGLSASYRKQEWIASAQTLGLPGIRIILRHLLPNVLPQAIVVLMTDMVGLLVAIVTLGYLGIGIAPPTPDWGTMISDGQSFITTAWWLSAVPGFAVVYTGIALSLVGDGLADVWRKK; encoded by the coding sequence ATGAAAACGATACAAATAGAACCTCAGTTATATGAAGACAGCCAAAACACCAGTCTCATGAATCGTATATTGAAAACTCCTTCCCTTCTTGTGGGAAGTGTGATGTTTGCCGTGCTGATCATCTTGACTGTAATCATACCGTGGATTAGTCCTTATGACCCTTCGGAGCAAAATTTGAGTGCCTTTTTGCAACCTCCATCTGCTGAACATTGGTTGGGCACAGACCAACTGGGACGCGATTTGTTCACTAGACTGATTTATGCCGCGCGAACCGATTTGAGCATTATGGTGCTGGCGGAAATTGTACCTTTTTGCATGGGCGTATTTCTAGGGATGCTCGCAGGGTATTACGGAAAATGGACTGATAAGATCATATCGTTGGTCACCGATACATTTATCGCTTTCCCTTTTTATCTCATCGTCATTATCGTGGCTTTTGCCAGTGGAGCAGGTGAGCGGGGGATTTATATTACGTTTATGCTCGTTGGCTGGATTGTCTTTGCACGTGTCGTCAGGGGGCTGAGTGCATCGTACCGCAAGCAGGAATGGATCGCATCCGCACAGACGTTGGGCTTGCCGGGAATACGGATTATCCTTCGTCATCTCCTGCCCAATGTATTACCTCAGGCGATCGTTGTCCTCATGACGGATATGGTGGGGCTGCTGGTGGCGATTGTTACACTTGGATACCTGGGCATTGGCATCGCACCACCGACCCCGGATTGGGGCACGATGATCTCGGATGGACAATCCTTTATCACGACAGCCTGGTGGCTCTCGGCAGTTCCGGGATTTGCAGTCGTTTACACGGGAATTGCTTTGTCGCTTGTCGGTGATGGATTGGCCGATGTATGGAGGAAAAAATAA
- a CDS encoding ABC transporter ATP-binding protein, giving the protein MSTEPILEVKALSLSTKSNQKLVQDVHFSLGRGESLGLVGESGSGKSLTLRSILGLLPSGVEQTGGTIRSDVNSAMVFQDPRGALDPLCPVVKQLAEVVYYRQKVSRKASRVAALELLELLGLPDSLKREDRYPSQLSGGQCQRVVIALALACKPGILLCDEPTTALDVTVQRQIIETIQRLQRELGFAMVFVTHNLAIAATLCSKLCVMKQGRIVEHGDSLGLLQNPQDPYTEMLINSVLPLPKLEGSE; this is encoded by the coding sequence ATGTCCACTGAACCGATTCTTGAAGTCAAGGCACTATCTCTGTCAACCAAGTCAAATCAAAAATTAGTTCAAGATGTACATTTCTCGCTTGGGCGAGGGGAGAGCCTGGGATTAGTAGGTGAATCCGGCTCCGGTAAATCACTAACTCTTCGTTCCATTCTGGGACTGTTACCAAGCGGTGTGGAGCAGACGGGTGGAACCATTCGGAGTGATGTGAACAGCGCCATGGTGTTTCAAGACCCGAGAGGTGCGCTCGATCCGCTCTGTCCCGTTGTTAAACAGCTGGCGGAAGTTGTCTATTACAGGCAAAAGGTAAGCAGGAAGGCCTCCAGGGTAGCAGCGCTGGAATTACTTGAACTGTTGGGGCTTCCCGACTCATTGAAGCGTGAGGATCGATACCCTAGCCAGCTGTCAGGTGGGCAGTGTCAGCGGGTAGTCATTGCATTGGCTCTGGCGTGCAAGCCAGGCATTCTGCTCTGTGATGAGCCAACAACGGCACTGGACGTTACTGTGCAGCGTCAAATTATAGAAACGATCCAACGTTTGCAGCGTGAACTGGGATTCGCCATGGTGTTTGTAACACATAATCTGGCGATTGCAGCGACGCTGTGCTCGAAGCTGTGCGTGATGAAGCAAGGGCGGATCGTGGAGCACGGGGATTCGCTTGGCCTTTTGCAAAACCCGCAAGATCCTTACACCGAGATGCTTATTAACTCGGTGCTTCCTTTACCGAAGCTAGAAGGGAGCGAATAA
- a CDS encoding ABC transporter ATP-binding protein, translated as MELALQVQNVTVQYGDFTALDNITLNLQRHTTLGLVGESGSGKSTLARVIAGLITPDEGQILLGDQQLKKKRSREQYKSIQMIFQNPDASLNPKHSIRQILAEALLFHRIVDRSQVEKRSRDLLARVQLESRALDKYPHEFSGGQRQRIAIARALSVEPSLLIADEPTSALDVSVQRSVLDLFNLLKRELNLTFLFISHDLGVIHAISDTVAVMWQGQLVEISPKDQFFTRPETAYSRELLSAVPKMPKSSSIGGLYEPTI; from the coding sequence ATGGAACTAGCTTTGCAGGTTCAGAATGTAACGGTTCAATATGGTGACTTTACTGCGCTGGATAACATCACACTAAATCTTCAGAGGCATACCACGCTTGGTCTTGTTGGTGAGTCCGGTTCGGGCAAATCTACCCTTGCGAGAGTCATTGCCGGGTTAATTACGCCAGATGAGGGGCAGATTTTGCTGGGAGATCAGCAATTAAAGAAGAAGAGAAGTCGTGAGCAGTATAAAAGCATACAGATGATTTTCCAAAATCCGGATGCTTCACTGAATCCCAAACATTCCATTCGGCAGATTCTTGCTGAAGCGCTGTTGTTTCATCGCATTGTAGACCGTTCACAGGTGGAGAAAAGATCGAGAGATCTCTTGGCCCGTGTTCAGTTGGAAAGCAGGGCACTGGACAAGTATCCGCATGAATTCTCCGGCGGTCAGCGCCAACGGATCGCCATTGCACGCGCTTTAAGCGTAGAGCCGAGTCTGCTAATTGCGGATGAGCCGACAAGTGCACTGGATGTTTCTGTGCAGCGGAGTGTGCTCGATTTGTTCAATTTACTTAAGAGGGAACTTAATCTTACGTTTCTGTTCATTTCTCATGATCTTGGAGTTATCCATGCCATTAGCGATACGGTAGCAGTCATGTGGCAGGGTCAGCTGGTGGAGATTAGTCCCAAAGATCAATTCTTCACACGACCTGAAACGGCATACAGCCGAGAGCTGCTGTCCGCAGTTCCAAAGATGCCGAAATCAAGTTCTATAGGAGGTTTATATGAGCCAACAATATAA
- a CDS encoding pyridoxal-phosphate-dependent aminotransferase family protein produces MSQQYKGNIPLTLSEYDTLTQLLSNLLNTKYPPVIIPGEAILGIEAVAAGISAPGRTIVNVVTGPYGSLFGQWLERGGATVIEVKVPFDEVVPVEKVAAAIEKYQPSALSFVQAEVVTGGSNPAEKIIKIARAHNLITVSDSVSAIGGEPLLVDEWGVDFVAVGAQKALAGPNGISAVSISPRGWEFLESNAHAPRNSILSLLDLKPPGDGAAPVRVPPNIPTLEARALILALTAIESEGLEQVIKRHEQAALSAIAGIQALGLEPWQKDNRTYSTLTTTVRISGEEKLHIDQPIGIVAPGDGELFGQLLRINHFGVNASLAGVEEAVATIAALLNEDHEHAVQAVRLVWGK; encoded by the coding sequence ATGAGCCAACAATATAAAGGAAACATACCCCTTACCCTGTCGGAATACGATACACTTACGCAATTGCTCTCCAACCTTTTGAATACAAAGTATCCTCCGGTGATCATCCCGGGTGAGGCCATCTTGGGCATAGAGGCCGTGGCAGCTGGAATATCTGCACCGGGTCGTACGATAGTTAATGTCGTAACAGGGCCTTATGGCAGTTTGTTTGGTCAGTGGCTTGAACGTGGAGGGGCAACGGTTATTGAAGTCAAAGTTCCTTTTGATGAAGTTGTACCTGTGGAGAAGGTAGCTGCTGCGATTGAAAAGTATCAACCGTCCGCACTATCCTTTGTTCAAGCAGAGGTGGTTACAGGTGGATCGAATCCCGCAGAAAAAATTATAAAGATTGCGCGTGCCCATAACCTGATTACGGTGAGTGACTCTGTATCAGCGATTGGGGGAGAGCCTCTGCTGGTAGATGAATGGGGCGTTGATTTTGTAGCTGTGGGTGCACAAAAAGCCCTGGCCGGGCCTAACGGCATCAGCGCAGTAAGCATTTCGCCGCGTGGATGGGAATTTCTCGAATCCAATGCACATGCACCGCGCAACTCCATCCTGTCTTTGCTTGATCTGAAGCCACCAGGCGATGGGGCTGCACCCGTCCGCGTTCCTCCCAACATTCCAACGCTGGAAGCCAGAGCACTGATTTTGGCTTTGACAGCTATTGAGTCTGAAGGCTTGGAGCAGGTGATCAAGCGTCATGAACAGGCTGCGTTATCTGCTATAGCGGGAATTCAGGCCCTGGGTCTGGAGCCTTGGCAAAAAGATAACAGAACTTATTCGACTCTCACAACCACGGTTCGAATTTCCGGGGAGGAGAAGTTGCATATCGATCAGCCGATCGGCATCGTTGCTCCGGGGGATGGAGAACTTTTTGGTCAGCTTCTGCGAATTAATCATTTTGGAGTTAATGCGTCCTTGGCAGGAGTGGAGGAAGCTGTTGCGACCATTGCGGCATTATTGAATGAGGACCATGAGCATGCAGTCCAGGCTGTTCGCCTCGTTTGGGGGAAATGA